In Bubalus bubalis isolate 160015118507 breed Murrah chromosome 3, NDDB_SH_1, whole genome shotgun sequence, a genomic segment contains:
- the SLC4A1 gene encoding band 3 anion transport protein isoform X1, with amino-acid sequence MPAKFHLPCTAVSVAPAHLPSLLQTQLLPPLNLPLTLLSSDPPLSPNTRDPTSSKCSPLGGSPWGTKGRPQVAPCLAQPVPSPQSTTGTPSVGYAGGSDHRRQLNNQDSAMGDPEEYENQLEETLEQKEYEDHDSVSIPVEEAEGDTIQEEEAEAWVTQLTDTDYHTTSQHPETHKVCVELRELVMDEKNQEIQWMETARWVGLEENLGKDGIWGRPHLPYLNFWSLLELQKAFAKGTVLLDLPGKSLAEVANQLLDRFTFEGQIQPDDQDNLLRLLLLKHSHARDMEALGGVKPVVVTHSGDASEPLLPQHPSLETELFCEQGEGSTRGHASEILGKSPQDWEATLVLVGCARFLKRPVLGFVRLKEPMEPEPKPEGSEEPAVPVRFLIVLLGPEGPNINYTQLGRAAATLMSERVFWNEAYLAQSKETLVQSLEGFLDCSLVLPPLDAPSEKALLSLVPVQKALLRRRYLPSPAKPDPSIFKDLDVKKGPGDTPEDPLQRTGKLFGGLVRDIRRRYPRYLSDITDALSPQVLSAIIFIYFAALTPAITFGGLLGDKTQNMMGVSELLLSTALQGIIFSLLGAQPLLVLGFSGPLLVFEEAFYLFCQTNNLEYIVGRVWIGFWLILLVVLVVAFEGSFLVRFISRYTQEIFSFLISLIFIYETFYKLVTIFQDHPLQKNYDHNVVTTPKPQAALPNTALLSLVLMAGTFSLAIMLRKFKNSSYFPGKLRRIIGDFGVPISILIMVMVDALIRDTYTQKLSVPEGLSVSNPTERDWLIHPLGIHVEFPIWMMFASALPALLVFILIFLESQITTLIISKPERKMVKGSGFHLDLLLIIGMGGVGAIFGMPWLSATTVRTVTHANALTVMSKDSTPGAVSQIQGVKEQRISGLLVAVLVGVSILMGPILRYIPLAVLFGIFLYMGVTSLSGIQLFDRILLLLKPRKYYPEVPYARRVKTWRMHLFTITQIVCLVVLWVVRSIKEISLALPFVLILTVPLRRFLLPFIFRDMELKLLDADDVKLNLDEQNGQDEYDEVAMPV; translated from the exons ATGCCAGCCAAGTTTCACCTTCCCTGCACTGCAGTGTCTGTGGCCCCTGCACACCTGCCCTCACTCCTGCAAAcccagctcctccctcctctcaACCTCCCACTTACACTTCTTTCCTCTGACCCTCCCTTATCTCCTAACACTCGGGATCCCACTTCGAGCAAATGCAGCCCCCTGGGGGGGTCCCCTTGGGGGACTAAGGGGAGACCCCAGGTTGCCCCATGCCTCGCCCAGCCTGTACCTTCCCCCCAATCCACCACAGGAACTCCAAGTGTGGGTTATGCTGGGGGCTCAGATCACCGCAGACAATTGAACAATCAGGACAGCGCCATGGGGGATCCAGAG GAGTATGAAAATCAACTGGAGGAGACTCTAGAGCAAAAGGAATATGAAGACCATGATTCCGTCAGTATCCCAGTGGAAGAGGCAGAAGGTGACACAATTCaggaagaggaggcagaag CTTGGGTCACCCAGCTGACAGACACAGACTACCACACCACATCGCAACACCCAGAAACCCACAAG GTGTGCGTGGAACtgcgggaactggtgatggatgAAAAGAACCAAGAGATACAATGGATGGAAACAGCACgctgggtggggctggaggagaacCTGGGCAAAGATGGGATCTGGGGCCGCCCCCACCTGCCTTACCTCAACTTCTGGAGCCTCTTGGAGCTTCAGAAAGCCTTCGCCAAGG GTACTGTCCTTCTGGATCTGCCGGGGAAATCCCTGGCTGAAGTGGCCAACCAGCTGCTGGACAGGTTTACCTTCGAGGGGCAGATCCAGCCAGACGACCAAGACAATCTTCTCCGGCTCCTGCTGCTGAAACACAG CCACGCCAGAGACATGGAGGCCCTGGGGGGTGTGAAGCCTGTGGTCGTGACACATTCTGGGGACGCTTCGGAGCCTCTGCTCCCACAGCATCCATCACTGGAGACAGAGCTCTTCTGTGAACAG GGAGAGGGTAGCACAAGAGGGCACGCATCTGAAATTCTGGGAAAAAGTCCCCAGGACTGGGAGGCCACCCTGGTGCTTGTGG GCTGTGCCAGGTTCCTAAAGCGGCCAGTGCTGGGCTTTGTGAGGCTAAAGGAGCCGATGGAGCCGGAGCCAAAGCCAGAGGGTTCAGAGGAGCCGGCAGTGCCTGTGCGCTTCCTCATTGTGTTGCTGGGACCCGAGGGACCCAATATCAACTACACCCAGCTGGGCCGAGCTGCCGCCACCCTCATGTCggagagg gTGTTCTGGAATGAGGCATACCTGGCCCAGAGCAAGGAGACACTGGTCCAGTCCCTGGAGGGCTTTCTTGACTGCAGTCTGGTGCTGCCTCCCTTGGATGCCCCCTCTGAGAAGGCCCTGCTCAGTCTGGTGCCTGTGCAGAAAGCGCTGCTGAGAAGACGCTACCTGCCCAGCCCTGCCAAGCCCGACCCCAGTATCTTCAAGGACCTAG ATGTGAAGAAAGGTCCAGGGGACACCCCAGAAGACCCTCTGCAGCGGACAGGCAAGCTCTTCGGGGGACTGGTGCGTGACATCCGGCGCCGCTACCCCCGCTACCTGAGTGACATCACAGATGCCTTGAGCCCCCAGGTCCTGTCTGCCATCATCTTCATCTACTTTGCCGCCCTGACCCCCGCCATCACCTTCGGCGGCCTCCTGG GAGACAAGACCCAGAATATGATGGGGGTGTCGGAACTACTCCTCTCCACCGCGTTGCAGGGCATCATCTTCTCCCTGCTGGGGGCTCAGCCCCTGCTCGTGTTGGGATTCTCAGGACCCCTGCTTGTGTTTGAGGAAGCCTTCTACTTG TTCTGCCAGACTAACAACCTGGAGTACATTGTGGGCCGTGTGTGGATTGGCTTCTGGCTCATCctgctggtggtgctggtggtggccTTCGAGGGCAGCTTTCTGGTCCGCTTCATCTCCCGCTACACCCAGGAGATCTTCTCCTTCCTCATCTCCCTCATCTTCATCTATGAGACCTTCTACAAGCTGGTCACG ATCTTCCAGGATCATCCACTGCAGAAGAACTATGACCACAATGTGGTGACAACACCCAAACCTCAGGCCGCCCTGCCCAACACAGCCCTCCTCTCTCTTGTGCTCATGGCTGGTACCTTCTCCCTTGCCATAATGCTGCGCAAGTTCAAGAACAGCTCCTACTTCCCAGGCAAG CTGCGACGGATCATTGGGGACTTCGGGGTTCCTATCTCTATCCTGATCATGGTCATGGTGGATGCCCTCATCCGAGACACCTACACCCAG AAACTCAGTGTACCTGAAGGCCTTTCTGTATCTAACCCCACGGAGCGAGACTGGCTTATCCACCCACTAGGCATACATGTCGAATTTCCCATCTGGATGATGTTTGCTTctgccctgcctgccctgctGGTCTTTATTCTCATCTTCCTTGAGTCCCAGATCACCAC GCTGATCATCAGCAAACCGGAGCGCAAGATGGTCAAGGGCTCTGGCTTCCACCTGGACCTGCTGCTGATCATAGGCATGGGTGGGGTGGGTGCCATCTTTGGGATGCCCTGGCTCAGTGCCACCACGGTGCGCACTGTCACCCATGCCAATGCCCTCACTGTCATGAGCAAGGACAGCACTCCAGGGGCTGTATCCCAGATTCAGGGAGTCAAGGAACAGCGGATCAGTGGACTTCTAGTCGCTGTGCTCGTGG GCGTGTCCATCCTCATGGGACCCATCCTCCGCTACATCCCCCTGGCGGTGCTCTTCGGCATCTTTCTCTACATGGGGGTCACATCCCTCAGTGGCATCCAGTTGTTTGATCGCATCTTGCTTTTGTTGAAGCCGCGCAAGTACTACCCAGAAGTGCCCTACGCCAGGAGG GTGAAAACCTGGCGCATGCACTTGTTCACGATCACCCAGATTGTCTGCCTGGTGGTGCTGTGGGTAGTGAGGAGCATCAAAGAAATCTCGCTGGCCCTCCCCTTCGTCCTCATCCTCACGGTGCCCCTACGCCGCTTCCTGCTACCATTCATCTTCCGGGACATGGAGCTCAAGCTT CTGGATGCTGATGATGTCAAACTGAACTTGGATGAGCAGAATGGTCAGGATGAATACGATGAGGTGGCCATGCCTGTGTGA
- the SLC4A1 gene encoding band 3 anion transport protein isoform X2: protein MDEKNQEIQWMETARWVGLEENLGKDGIWGRPHLPYLNFWSLLELQKAFAKGTVLLDLPGKSLAEVANQLLDRFTFEGQIQPDDQDNLLRLLLLKHSHARDMEALGGVKPVVVTHSGDASEPLLPQHPSLETELFCEQGEGSTRGHASEILGKSPQDWEATLVLVGCARFLKRPVLGFVRLKEPMEPEPKPEGSEEPAVPVRFLIVLLGPEGPNINYTQLGRAAATLMSERVFWNEAYLAQSKETLVQSLEGFLDCSLVLPPLDAPSEKALLSLVPVQKALLRRRYLPSPAKPDPSIFKDLDVKKGPGDTPEDPLQRTGKLFGGLVRDIRRRYPRYLSDITDALSPQVLSAIIFIYFAALTPAITFGGLLGDKTQNMMGVSELLLSTALQGIIFSLLGAQPLLVLGFSGPLLVFEEAFYLFCQTNNLEYIVGRVWIGFWLILLVVLVVAFEGSFLVRFISRYTQEIFSFLISLIFIYETFYKLVTIFQDHPLQKNYDHNVVTTPKPQAALPNTALLSLVLMAGTFSLAIMLRKFKNSSYFPGKLRRIIGDFGVPISILIMVMVDALIRDTYTQKLSVPEGLSVSNPTERDWLIHPLGIHVEFPIWMMFASALPALLVFILIFLESQITTLIISKPERKMVKGSGFHLDLLLIIGMGGVGAIFGMPWLSATTVRTVTHANALTVMSKDSTPGAVSQIQGVKEQRISGLLVAVLVGVSILMGPILRYIPLAVLFGIFLYMGVTSLSGIQLFDRILLLLKPRKYYPEVPYARRVKTWRMHLFTITQIVCLVVLWVVRSIKEISLALPFVLILTVPLRRFLLPFIFRDMELKLLDADDVKLNLDEQNGQDEYDEVAMPV, encoded by the exons atggatgAAAAGAACCAAGAGATACAATGGATGGAAACAGCACgctgggtggggctggaggagaacCTGGGCAAAGATGGGATCTGGGGCCGCCCCCACCTGCCTTACCTCAACTTCTGGAGCCTCTTGGAGCTTCAGAAAGCCTTCGCCAAGG GTACTGTCCTTCTGGATCTGCCGGGGAAATCCCTGGCTGAAGTGGCCAACCAGCTGCTGGACAGGTTTACCTTCGAGGGGCAGATCCAGCCAGACGACCAAGACAATCTTCTCCGGCTCCTGCTGCTGAAACACAG CCACGCCAGAGACATGGAGGCCCTGGGGGGTGTGAAGCCTGTGGTCGTGACACATTCTGGGGACGCTTCGGAGCCTCTGCTCCCACAGCATCCATCACTGGAGACAGAGCTCTTCTGTGAACAG GGAGAGGGTAGCACAAGAGGGCACGCATCTGAAATTCTGGGAAAAAGTCCCCAGGACTGGGAGGCCACCCTGGTGCTTGTGG GCTGTGCCAGGTTCCTAAAGCGGCCAGTGCTGGGCTTTGTGAGGCTAAAGGAGCCGATGGAGCCGGAGCCAAAGCCAGAGGGTTCAGAGGAGCCGGCAGTGCCTGTGCGCTTCCTCATTGTGTTGCTGGGACCCGAGGGACCCAATATCAACTACACCCAGCTGGGCCGAGCTGCCGCCACCCTCATGTCggagagg gTGTTCTGGAATGAGGCATACCTGGCCCAGAGCAAGGAGACACTGGTCCAGTCCCTGGAGGGCTTTCTTGACTGCAGTCTGGTGCTGCCTCCCTTGGATGCCCCCTCTGAGAAGGCCCTGCTCAGTCTGGTGCCTGTGCAGAAAGCGCTGCTGAGAAGACGCTACCTGCCCAGCCCTGCCAAGCCCGACCCCAGTATCTTCAAGGACCTAG ATGTGAAGAAAGGTCCAGGGGACACCCCAGAAGACCCTCTGCAGCGGACAGGCAAGCTCTTCGGGGGACTGGTGCGTGACATCCGGCGCCGCTACCCCCGCTACCTGAGTGACATCACAGATGCCTTGAGCCCCCAGGTCCTGTCTGCCATCATCTTCATCTACTTTGCCGCCCTGACCCCCGCCATCACCTTCGGCGGCCTCCTGG GAGACAAGACCCAGAATATGATGGGGGTGTCGGAACTACTCCTCTCCACCGCGTTGCAGGGCATCATCTTCTCCCTGCTGGGGGCTCAGCCCCTGCTCGTGTTGGGATTCTCAGGACCCCTGCTTGTGTTTGAGGAAGCCTTCTACTTG TTCTGCCAGACTAACAACCTGGAGTACATTGTGGGCCGTGTGTGGATTGGCTTCTGGCTCATCctgctggtggtgctggtggtggccTTCGAGGGCAGCTTTCTGGTCCGCTTCATCTCCCGCTACACCCAGGAGATCTTCTCCTTCCTCATCTCCCTCATCTTCATCTATGAGACCTTCTACAAGCTGGTCACG ATCTTCCAGGATCATCCACTGCAGAAGAACTATGACCACAATGTGGTGACAACACCCAAACCTCAGGCCGCCCTGCCCAACACAGCCCTCCTCTCTCTTGTGCTCATGGCTGGTACCTTCTCCCTTGCCATAATGCTGCGCAAGTTCAAGAACAGCTCCTACTTCCCAGGCAAG CTGCGACGGATCATTGGGGACTTCGGGGTTCCTATCTCTATCCTGATCATGGTCATGGTGGATGCCCTCATCCGAGACACCTACACCCAG AAACTCAGTGTACCTGAAGGCCTTTCTGTATCTAACCCCACGGAGCGAGACTGGCTTATCCACCCACTAGGCATACATGTCGAATTTCCCATCTGGATGATGTTTGCTTctgccctgcctgccctgctGGTCTTTATTCTCATCTTCCTTGAGTCCCAGATCACCAC GCTGATCATCAGCAAACCGGAGCGCAAGATGGTCAAGGGCTCTGGCTTCCACCTGGACCTGCTGCTGATCATAGGCATGGGTGGGGTGGGTGCCATCTTTGGGATGCCCTGGCTCAGTGCCACCACGGTGCGCACTGTCACCCATGCCAATGCCCTCACTGTCATGAGCAAGGACAGCACTCCAGGGGCTGTATCCCAGATTCAGGGAGTCAAGGAACAGCGGATCAGTGGACTTCTAGTCGCTGTGCTCGTGG GCGTGTCCATCCTCATGGGACCCATCCTCCGCTACATCCCCCTGGCGGTGCTCTTCGGCATCTTTCTCTACATGGGGGTCACATCCCTCAGTGGCATCCAGTTGTTTGATCGCATCTTGCTTTTGTTGAAGCCGCGCAAGTACTACCCAGAAGTGCCCTACGCCAGGAGG GTGAAAACCTGGCGCATGCACTTGTTCACGATCACCCAGATTGTCTGCCTGGTGGTGCTGTGGGTAGTGAGGAGCATCAAAGAAATCTCGCTGGCCCTCCCCTTCGTCCTCATCCTCACGGTGCCCCTACGCCGCTTCCTGCTACCATTCATCTTCCGGGACATGGAGCTCAAGCTT CTGGATGCTGATGATGTCAAACTGAACTTGGATGAGCAGAATGGTCAGGATGAATACGATGAGGTGGCCATGCCTGTGTGA